A single Nostoc sp. PCC 7107 DNA region contains:
- the tumE gene encoding toxin TumE: MLPNILSDYLNQVEQAIVQCQNVYVERYEEEILTSQRANLRIRLRFNQTHLLEINEALLITGNQLEFLDYRYHFQDERSCLVFRYDNTPHFPNLSTFPHHKHLPDDVISSDKPEIIQVLKEATELLTRNS; this comes from the coding sequence ATGCTGCCTAATATTCTATCTGATTACCTCAATCAAGTAGAACAAGCAATTGTTCAATGTCAGAATGTTTATGTAGAACGTTATGAGGAAGAGATTCTAACATCACAACGGGCGAATTTAAGAATTAGACTGCGCTTCAATCAGACACATTTATTAGAAATAAATGAAGCCTTATTAATCACAGGTAATCAGCTAGAATTTCTCGACTACCGTTACCATTTTCAAGATGAACGAAGTTGCCTAGTTTTTCGTTATGATAATACACCTCACTTTCCCAATCTTTCTACTTTTCCACACCACAAGCATTTACCAGATGATGTGATAAGTTCTGACAAACCTGAAATTATTCAAGTATTAAAAGAAGCAACAGAGTTATTAACGCGTAACTCTTAA
- the tumA gene encoding antitoxin TumA, whose protein sequence is MRKQTIQYTSSLDALLAVAKRLSVYENQQKMDSEDFFYQYTQGVLSDDVIFIEWANDYRHYLALRQEIEQRLNYAA, encoded by the coding sequence ATGCGTAAACAGACGATTCAATATACATCATCGCTAGATGCTCTGCTTGCTGTTGCCAAGCGACTTAGTGTGTATGAAAACCAGCAAAAAATGGACTCAGAAGATTTTTTTTACCAATATACTCAGGGAGTATTATCAGATGATGTCATATTTATAGAATGGGCAAATGATTACCGTCATTACCTGGCTTTGCGGCAAGAAATAGAACAAAGATTGAACTATGCTGCCTAA
- a CDS encoding AAA-like domain-containing protein, producing the protein MNNYNHYQVGGSLREGTEIYVHRQADSDIYTGLKAGIFCYVLNSRQMGKSSLRVRTMSRLQSEGFVCVAFEMRELCVYQVSADEFYGGFVSHFASELKIEIDLESWWSQNTLLHPFLRLSKFVEEVLLANISQQIIVFVDEIDSILNLEFKDDFFAFVRACYNKRADKPQFQRLIFALFGVATPTDLIADNKFTPLNVDSRAIELTGFQLSEAKPLEQGLIEVAANPTKVMAEILAWTGGQPFLTQWLCQLINTSNTFIASGWETPAVEAIVRSQMIEHWLANDRQQHFQTIRDRILHNKSLACWSLGLYQQLLNQGELSAEDSWELMQLCLSGLVVKRQGKLSIYNRIYATVFDYTWTEQALRAIRPYGAELAAWEISQDAQYLLQNEALQWALVWAKGLSLSHSDYQFLSASQAQELAIAQSKTQTAIQQETQAIERLKTVQHQTKKQLQIGVIALSAAVISTISTFFYFQQSEQQLRTNADILNLEREGSRILQVRADGNQLKDLLGAMKSAQRLKQLTKQHSFKYLPTHTPLFALQAVLSTINEQNRWHLESPAVAIAFSRDGQQLATGGEDGAITLWTPQGRKIQTIKTHKTKTLQGFPISISSLSFSPDGQYIVSANSDYEIQVWHLKTGTLVNKLKLDQETLSDVQFTNDNNIVVVNAFGKVAVLNLQWKLLHTRQIAPPQQGIDLTISLEGDAIVFINAQGKPEVRDIKTGALIKTYLNITHNLGDRLWHSFRTKDGAYISANLNTLKLWHPDGTLQAEIKTHQLLVSGFSSSFDGSIIATSHPDGMLKLWKIHPQKISTPLTPPIQTPRVVVGNQQRINRIQIPGEKLKIAGAKSDAKNRIMDATLSPDGQTIAATKFNGEMTLYKADGSEITTIQTNLPESVIKFSPDGSRLVLLSIRQQKIQFRLANGHLIQEMDAAHSKPGIEFSPDGKELAISGNQPDKIQLWSSEGKFLKTIKDADSLYFSPNNQTYITVTSSNTPTRTLRLWRRDGQLLKTLSGQPNEITAMGFSPSGQFMVGDRFGKLVIWSAEGNLIQTLNHGAAIIDIAHRNDGQQLATVGIDQNIKLWRSDGTLIRTLETNQIGRFEFSPDGQLLIAKTIDSTIYIWQADGTPITRIPMGGAFNTFLNFTPDGNRLISSSGSMIYSWNLNLDDLLTEGCNWLGDYFQNHPQELQQLPSCRS; encoded by the coding sequence ATGAACAATTACAACCATTATCAAGTCGGTGGTAGTTTACGAGAAGGTACTGAAATTTACGTTCATCGTCAAGCCGATAGTGATATATATACAGGATTAAAAGCCGGAATATTTTGCTATGTTCTCAACTCTAGACAAATGGGTAAATCGAGTTTACGAGTGCGTACAATGTCGCGCTTACAGTCAGAAGGATTTGTTTGTGTTGCTTTTGAAATGCGTGAACTCTGCGTTTATCAAGTGAGTGCAGATGAGTTTTATGGCGGATTTGTCAGCCATTTTGCTAGTGAACTTAAGATTGAAATTGATTTAGAATCTTGGTGGTCTCAAAATACTTTACTGCATCCATTTTTGCGGCTGAGTAAATTTGTGGAAGAAGTTTTACTAGCAAATATCTCTCAGCAAATTATCGTTTTTGTAGATGAAATTGACAGTATTCTCAATCTAGAATTTAAGGATGATTTTTTTGCTTTTGTGAGAGCCTGCTACAACAAACGCGCTGATAAACCCCAATTTCAACGATTAATCTTTGCCTTATTTGGTGTGGCGACACCCACTGATTTAATCGCCGATAATAAATTTACACCACTAAATGTAGATAGTCGTGCTATCGAACTTACAGGTTTTCAATTGTCTGAAGCCAAACCCCTGGAACAAGGCTTAATTGAGGTGGCTGCAAATCCTACCAAGGTGATGGCAGAAATTTTGGCTTGGACTGGTGGACAACCATTTTTAACTCAATGGCTATGTCAACTAATTAATACATCAAATACTTTTATTGCATCGGGATGGGAAACTCCAGCAGTAGAAGCGATTGTGCGATCGCAAATGATTGAACATTGGTTAGCAAATGACCGACAGCAGCATTTTCAAACAATTCGCGATCGCATTCTCCACAATAAATCTTTGGCTTGTTGGTCATTAGGACTATATCAGCAATTGCTCAATCAAGGGGAACTCTCTGCTGAAGATAGTTGGGAGTTAATGCAGTTGTGTCTTTCTGGTTTAGTTGTCAAACGTCAAGGCAAATTGAGTATCTATAACCGCATCTACGCCACCGTGTTTGATTATACCTGGACAGAACAAGCTTTGCGTGCTATCCGTCCCTATGGTGCAGAACTCGCCGCTTGGGAAATTTCTCAAGATGCTCAATATTTGCTGCAAAATGAAGCCTTGCAGTGGGCGTTAGTTTGGGCAAAAGGATTGAGTTTGAGTCATAGTGATTATCAATTTTTGTCTGCTAGCCAAGCCCAAGAACTAGCGATCGCCCAATCCAAAACCCAAACAGCGATACAACAAGAAACTCAAGCAATTGAGCGATTAAAAACCGTACAACATCAAACCAAAAAACAATTGCAAATTGGGGTGATCGCGCTTTCTGCGGCTGTAATTAGCACCATCAGCACGTTTTTCTACTTCCAGCAATCAGAACAGCAACTCAGAACCAATGCAGATATCTTAAATTTAGAACGAGAAGGAAGCCGAATTTTGCAAGTGCGTGCAGATGGCAATCAACTGAAGGATTTGCTAGGGGCGATGAAATCAGCGCAAAGACTCAAACAATTGACCAAACAGCATTCTTTTAAATATTTACCCACCCATACGCCTTTATTTGCCCTACAAGCTGTTCTTTCCACGATTAATGAGCAAAATCGTTGGCATCTAGAAAGCCCGGCGGTAGCGATCGCCTTTAGCCGTGATGGACAACAGTTAGCAACTGGAGGTGAAGACGGGGCGATAACTCTTTGGACACCACAAGGAAGGAAAATTCAGACGATTAAAACTCACAAAACTAAAACTCTCCAGGGCTTCCCAATTTCCATTTCTTCTCTGAGTTTTAGTCCCGATGGTCAGTATATTGTCTCTGCTAACTCCGATTATGAAATCCAGGTTTGGCATCTCAAAACAGGTACTCTTGTCAATAAGCTAAAACTCGATCAAGAAACTCTTAGTGATGTCCAATTCACAAATGATAACAATATTGTAGTAGTCAACGCCTTTGGCAAAGTTGCAGTCTTGAATTTGCAATGGAAATTACTCCACACCAGGCAGATTGCTCCACCTCAACAGGGTATTGACCTTACTATTAGTTTAGAAGGCGATGCAATTGTGTTTATCAATGCCCAAGGAAAACCGGAAGTTCGAGACATTAAAACTGGTGCGTTGATCAAAACCTATCTTAACATCACCCATAATTTAGGCGATCGCCTTTGGCACAGTTTCCGCACAAAAGATGGTGCTTACATTTCTGCCAACCTCAACACCCTTAAATTATGGCATCCAGACGGAACTTTACAAGCAGAAATCAAAACTCATCAATTGCTGGTTTCTGGTTTTAGTTCTAGCTTTGATGGTTCTATAATCGCCACGAGTCACCCAGATGGGATGCTGAAACTCTGGAAAATCCATCCTCAAAAAATCTCCACTCCATTAACACCACCAATACAAACTCCCCGTGTGGTTGTGGGAAATCAGCAACGCATCAACCGCATACAAATACCGGGTGAGAAACTAAAAATTGCTGGGGCAAAATCTGATGCTAAAAATAGAATTATGGATGCCACTCTGAGTCCTGATGGACAGACAATTGCTGCCACAAAATTCAATGGAGAAATGACGTTATATAAGGCAGATGGCAGCGAAATCACAACAATACAAACTAATCTACCGGAAAGTGTGATTAAATTTAGTCCCGATGGTTCGCGCTTAGTTTTGTTATCTATTCGTCAGCAAAAAATACAATTCAGGTTAGCAAATGGGCATTTAATTCAAGAAATGGATGCGGCTCATTCTAAACCAGGAATCGAATTTAGTCCTGATGGCAAAGAGTTGGCAATTTCTGGTAATCAACCCGATAAAATTCAACTTTGGAGTAGTGAAGGTAAATTTTTGAAGACTATCAAAGATGCCGATTCGCTTTATTTTAGCCCCAACAATCAAACCTATATCACAGTAACTTCTAGCAATACCCCCACACGCACCTTGCGCCTGTGGAGAAGAGACGGACAATTGCTCAAAACCCTATCAGGACAACCCAATGAAATCACTGCAATGGGATTTTCTCCCAGTGGGCAGTTTATGGTTGGCGATCGCTTTGGCAAACTGGTAATTTGGTCGGCTGAGGGTAATCTAATCCAAACCCTCAATCATGGTGCAGCGATTATTGATATCGCTCACCGTAACGACGGACAGCAGTTGGCGACGGTGGGAATTGATCAAAATATCAAACTTTGGCGTTCTGATGGTACACTCATTCGCACACTCGAAACCAACCAAATTGGTCGCTTTGAATTTAGCCCAGACGGGCAATTGTTGATTGCCAAGACTATTGATAGCACAATCTATATCTGGCAAGCCGACGGCACACCTATTACTCGCATCCCAATGGGCGGTGCATTTAATACATTCCTCAATTTTACCCCAGATGGCAACCGTTTGATTTCTAGTAGTGGGTCAATGATCTATTCTTGGAACCTGAATCTTGACGATCTCCTCACCGAAGGCTGCAATTGGCTGGGGGACTATTTCCAGAACCATCCCCAGGAGTTGCAACAACTTCCATCTTGTCGTAGCTGA
- a CDS encoding AAA-like domain-containing protein, whose product MSLDAGFQWNAAQQLVDQLMLQTTQKHLSDVEIQVLQGAWEGKTYEAIAAESYLTVKYVSEVGGRLWQLLSEALQEEVKKTNFRQALQRRWQTHQPQSYQGIKHQPSQWEFCCAEIDKPGALLRIKAPIQFGKTTLMAQVLKYAQQQGYRAIAINLRDAVADDFGSLDSFLQWFIASVTYTLNLTVDIETHWRKSLGNSKIKCRTYLQKYLLTDDIPLVIALDEVDRLFAHQLIAGEFLGMLRTWHEDAKTKLLWTQLRLIVLHTEVYTQIDINQSPFNAGTEIQLTELNSTEILTLLNQYQLHWSQQEIKKLTAIVGGHPYLVTLTLQFLAQNPTSLEKLLNTAATPNSIYRSHLERQWHKLQTHSHLLAPLKAIASADAAISIQPHFHLDHVVKLYDLGLIQLQQHQVSIRYELYRQYFRERLGIQT is encoded by the coding sequence ATGAGCTTAGACGCTGGATTTCAATGGAATGCTGCTCAACAACTCGTTGATCAGTTGATGCTACAGACTACGCAAAAGCATCTGAGTGATGTTGAAATCCAAGTTTTGCAGGGTGCATGGGAAGGTAAAACTTATGAAGCGATCGCGGCTGAGTCTTATCTTACCGTGAAGTATGTTAGTGAAGTCGGCGGGCGGTTATGGCAATTGCTTTCAGAAGCACTCCAAGAAGAGGTGAAAAAAACCAATTTTCGCCAAGCCCTTCAGCGACGATGGCAAACCCATCAGCCCCAATCTTACCAGGGAATTAAACATCAACCATCCCAGTGGGAATTTTGTTGTGCAGAGATTGATAAACCAGGGGCATTACTCCGTATTAAAGCACCAATTCAGTTTGGTAAAACCACACTTATGGCGCAAGTTCTCAAGTATGCTCAACAACAAGGATATCGTGCGATCGCTATCAATCTGCGGGATGCGGTGGCTGATGATTTTGGCAGTTTAGATAGTTTCTTACAGTGGTTTATTGCTAGTGTCACATATACGCTGAATTTAACAGTGGATATCGAAACTCATTGGCGCAAAAGTTTAGGCAATAGCAAAATCAAGTGTAGAACTTATTTACAAAAATATCTCTTAACTGATGATATCCCCTTAGTCATTGCCTTAGATGAAGTGGATCGCCTATTTGCTCATCAATTAATTGCTGGTGAATTTCTCGGAATGCTGAGAACTTGGCATGAAGATGCTAAAACCAAATTGCTTTGGACTCAGTTACGTTTGATAGTTCTACACACTGAAGTTTACACCCAAATTGATATTAACCAATCACCATTTAACGCAGGTACAGAAATTCAACTGACAGAACTAAATTCCACAGAAATCCTCACTTTACTAAATCAGTATCAATTGCACTGGAGTCAGCAAGAGATAAAAAAATTAACTGCAATTGTTGGCGGACATCCTTACCTTGTCACCTTGACTTTACAATTTCTGGCTCAAAACCCAACTTCCCTTGAAAAATTGCTCAATACCGCAGCAACTCCCAATAGTATCTACCGCAGCCATCTAGAAAGGCAATGGCATAAGCTACAAACTCATTCTCATTTACTTGCACCATTGAAAGCGATCGCCTCGGCTGATGCTGCTATTTCCATTCAACCACACTTCCATCTCGATCATGTGGTGAAACTCTATGACTTGGGATTAATTCAGCTACAGCAACACCAAGTATCTATACGCTACGAACTTTACCGTCAATATTTTCGTGAACGTTTGGGAATTCAAACATGA
- a CDS encoding ABC transporter ATP-binding protein encodes MTRLTGNTNLSKSLASSSQAVILETQGLTRYFGKAIAVNDLSITVEQGEVFGLLGPNGAGKSTAIKMLTTLLPLSAGSATIAGYDVTHQAAAVRRLFGYVPQALSADGSLTGYENLLIFAKLYDIPVKYRQRRIREVLDFMGLQAAAHRLVRNYSGGMIRKLEIAQSIMHQPKILFLDEPTVGLDPIARTQVWQLVQQLRTDYGTTIFLTTHFLEEADSLCSRVTIMQQGRVVITGAPSDLKASLGKPNATLDDVFIHYTGDQLTSGVNYSDTARTRRTAQRLG; translated from the coding sequence GTGACTAGACTTACGGGAAATACTAATTTGTCAAAATCACTTGCAAGTAGCTCTCAAGCGGTGATTTTAGAAACACAAGGACTGACGCGCTACTTCGGTAAAGCAATTGCTGTCAATGATTTGAGTATTACAGTAGAACAAGGCGAGGTATTTGGCTTACTCGGCCCCAATGGAGCAGGGAAAAGCACAGCCATCAAGATGTTGACTACGCTATTGCCTCTGAGTGCAGGCAGCGCAACTATAGCTGGCTATGATGTAACTCATCAGGCTGCTGCTGTCAGAAGGCTATTTGGCTATGTACCACAAGCTCTTTCGGCTGATGGGAGTCTGACAGGGTACGAAAACCTCTTAATCTTTGCCAAGCTATACGATATTCCTGTTAAATATAGGCAAAGGCGTATCCGAGAAGTGCTAGATTTCATGGGTTTGCAAGCAGCAGCCCATCGTTTAGTACGTAATTACTCTGGCGGCATGATTCGCAAGCTAGAAATTGCCCAATCAATCATGCACCAACCTAAGATTTTGTTTTTAGATGAACCAACTGTAGGGCTAGATCCCATTGCCAGGACTCAAGTATGGCAACTTGTACAGCAACTGCGTACAGATTACGGTACAACCATATTTTTAACCACTCACTTTTTAGAAGAAGCCGATAGTTTGTGCAGTCGAGTGACGATTATGCAGCAAGGCCGAGTTGTGATTACAGGCGCACCCAGTGATTTAAAAGCTTCCTTGGGTAAGCCAAATGCAACCTTAGATGATGTCTTTATTCATTACACAGGCGATCAATTAACATCAGGAGTTAACTATAGTGATACAGCCAGAACCAGACGGACGGCTCAACGGTTGGGTTAA
- a CDS encoding ABC transporter permease: MIQPEPDGRLNGWVKRKLSYRDNLISTTIQILTKTLVIAEMEVRKLRHDPTDLVIRAVQPSLWLLIFGQVFTKIRAIPTGDLPYLDFMAAGILAQSVLFVAIFTGGMTLIWERDLGFVHKFLASPTPRVAMVLGKSLACGVRCLSQIFIIYVLALLLGVKLNLYPLAIIQVLLIVLLGAACFCAFSLIIGCLVKTRERMTGIGQLLTMPLFFASNAIYPISMMPNWLKFLSHINPLTYQVDALRGTMLANGSSIYGFGWDCIILLLTLIALTLICGRLYPRVAM; encoded by the coding sequence GTGATACAGCCAGAACCAGACGGACGGCTCAACGGTTGGGTTAAGAGAAAACTTTCTTACCGCGACAATCTGATTTCTACAACTATTCAAATATTGACAAAAACTCTCGTGATTGCAGAGATGGAAGTGCGGAAACTCCGGCATGATCCTACTGATTTAGTAATTCGAGCCGTGCAACCATCACTGTGGTTGTTGATTTTTGGACAAGTCTTTACCAAAATTCGGGCAATTCCCACAGGTGATTTACCTTATTTAGACTTCATGGCTGCGGGTATTTTAGCGCAGAGCGTGTTATTTGTAGCAATTTTTACAGGTGGAATGACACTGATTTGGGAACGAGACTTAGGGTTTGTGCATAAATTCCTTGCCAGTCCGACACCAAGAGTAGCAATGGTATTAGGTAAGTCTTTAGCCTGCGGAGTGCGCTGTTTATCTCAAATATTTATTATCTACGTGTTAGCACTCTTATTAGGAGTCAAGCTTAATCTTTATCCCTTGGCTATTATCCAGGTGCTATTAATTGTCCTGTTGGGTGCTGCTTGTTTTTGCGCCTTTTCGTTAATTATTGGCTGTTTGGTGAAAACCAGAGAACGGATGACAGGAATTGGTCAGTTGTTAACGATGCCGTTGTTTTTTGCTAGTAATGCCATCTATCCGATTTCTATGATGCCCAACTGGTTAAAATTTCTGTCTCACATTAATCCTTTAACATACCAAGTTGATGCACTGCGTGGCACGATGTTAGCGAATGGAAGTAGCATATATGGCTTTGGTTGGGACTGTATAATTCTGTTGTTAACATTAATAGCCTTGACTTTAATTTGTGGAAGACTTTATCCACGAGTAGCAATGTAA
- a CDS encoding aliphatic sulfonate ABC transporter substrate-binding protein, with protein MTRIFNTRRRFIRFGTAGLLGLSTALVLSSCKPTTSKLPTSNTTTNVSATSGIKTKVLRMGYQQAGDLVRVTGVLEKRLKPLGIKVEWAQFAQGPQLMEAMNVDKIDLGSVGETPPIFAQAAGADIVYVVGSRRTEKSGRGSAIAVPPDSPIKSIKDIKGQKVVFQKASASHYFIIRALEDVGLKPEDIQVLSIPNVEASSAFLEGKIPVWVTGDPHLARAEKLGKVRIIKTAEGLDTPGGYYIGRKQFAIDNPELLRIVIEEIDKIQRWAEANPKETAKLIMPHQKLDPAVMDLVLSRRGYGLRAISPELIREQQRVADYFYKNGLLPKPVNIQEAVLTSEQYAAITPTTISQK; from the coding sequence ATGACTAGAATATTCAACACTCGCCGCCGTTTTATCCGGTTTGGTACAGCAGGCTTGTTGGGTTTATCAACTGCCTTAGTTCTCAGTAGTTGCAAACCCACAACCTCAAAATTACCAACATCTAATACTACAACGAATGTATCAGCTACCAGTGGCATCAAAACGAAAGTTCTGCGTATGGGGTATCAACAAGCTGGCGATTTGGTGAGGGTGACAGGAGTATTAGAAAAACGTCTAAAACCCTTGGGTATCAAAGTCGAATGGGCGCAATTTGCTCAAGGGCCACAGCTTATGGAAGCGATGAATGTAGATAAAATCGATTTGGGTTCTGTAGGAGAAACACCGCCAATCTTTGCCCAAGCTGCTGGTGCTGATATTGTTTATGTGGTTGGTTCACGACGCACCGAAAAAAGTGGTAGAGGAAGTGCGATCGCAGTTCCCCCAGATTCTCCTATTAAGAGCATCAAAGATATTAAGGGACAAAAAGTAGTTTTTCAAAAAGCTTCTGCTTCTCACTATTTCATAATTAGAGCTTTGGAAGATGTAGGTCTAAAACCTGAAGATATTCAAGTTTTAAGTATACCTAACGTAGAAGCTAGTAGTGCATTTCTAGAAGGTAAAATTCCAGTGTGGGTAACTGGTGATCCTCATTTAGCGAGGGCTGAAAAATTAGGTAAAGTACGGATTATTAAAACTGCCGAAGGACTTGATACTCCAGGTGGATATTATATCGGTAGGAAACAATTTGCTATCGATAATCCAGAATTACTCCGAATTGTAATTGAGGAAATTGATAAAATCCAACGCTGGGCAGAAGCTAATCCCAAGGAGACAGCAAAATTAATTATGCCTCATCAAAAACTAGATCCAGCAGTGATGGATTTGGTACTAAGTCGTCGTGGCTATGGATTAAGAGCTATTTCGCCTGAGTTAATTAGAGAACAACAAAGAGTTGCTGACTATTTCTATAAAAATGGTTTACTTCCTAAACCTGTTAATATTCAAGAAGCTGTACTGACATCTGAACAATATGCAGCTATTACTCCTACAACAATTAGTCAAAAGTGA
- a CDS encoding ABC transporter ATP-binding protein, translated as MPKKSRKFQSFQRAADAPPLPETTFKFICYFVNQFRWWYVAMVIFEVIHATCGIMLPYAIGEIIRSVTRSPGDSKQIFDAVSQPLMLFTALSVGEVVFGRSAGLLQTILHPIHRQHIVRSLYAYLQHHSHRYLSSSFAGSLAHRISETSLGVTQTMQMLISEFMAVIIVYIVATILLYRAYPPLAALVGAWAVLFISISFWLATRCRIYSRRAAAARSETTGIIVDAVTNLTSSKLFARLGFERRYLNERLRHELKEVRKSNWYSERIRWFQYISAAILKIGTLYYSLLLWSQGKIAAADFVVATSLSLLIISEARNLSKRFLEFFEHIGNIANGVLTIVQPHELIDRDNAIAHSITQGQIEFRQVNFSYSLGKKVFENLSIIIKPGQRVGLVGFSGSGKSTFVNLILRQFDPQSGQILIDGVDIQDMTQDALHSQISLIPQDPSLFHRTLIENIRYGRIDATDEAVIEAARQAYAHDFIAQIKEGYDSLVGERGVKLSGGQRQRIAIARVILKDAPILILDEATSSLDSITEKAIQDTLDSVMDGKTVIVVAHRLSTIAHLDRILVFDQGRIIEDGTHTTLLARRGAYYKLWKMQAGGFLPVGVNN; from the coding sequence ATGCCCAAAAAGTCCAGAAAATTTCAATCCTTTCAACGTGCTGCCGATGCACCACCCTTGCCTGAGACAACCTTTAAGTTCATTTGCTATTTCGTGAACCAGTTCCGTTGGTGGTATGTGGCAATGGTGATTTTCGAGGTAATACACGCAACTTGTGGCATTATGTTGCCTTATGCCATTGGCGAAATCATCCGGAGTGTAACGCGATCGCCAGGGGACAGTAAGCAGATTTTTGATGCCGTGAGCCAACCCCTGATGTTGTTCACCGCCTTGAGTGTGGGTGAAGTGGTATTCGGGCGATCGGCTGGACTCTTACAGACAATCCTCCATCCGATCCACCGACAGCACATCGTCCGTTCTCTATATGCTTACTTGCAGCATCATTCTCATCGCTACCTAAGCAGCAGTTTTGCGGGGTCATTAGCACATCGGATTAGCGAAACTTCTCTGGGTGTCACACAGACGATGCAAATGCTGATTAGTGAATTTATGGCAGTAATTATCGTGTATATCGTCGCCACGATTTTACTGTATCGCGCCTATCCTCCTCTGGCTGCACTCGTGGGAGCGTGGGCAGTTCTGTTCATCAGTATTTCGTTCTGGTTGGCAACTCGCTGCCGAATTTATTCCCGGAGAGCCGCAGCCGCCAGAAGTGAGACAACTGGTATCATCGTAGATGCAGTAACAAATCTTACTAGTAGCAAACTATTTGCTCGCCTGGGTTTTGAACGACGTTATTTGAATGAGCGGTTAAGGCACGAACTCAAAGAGGTGAGAAAGTCCAATTGGTACTCGGAGCGAATCCGTTGGTTTCAGTATATCTCAGCAGCAATCCTAAAAATCGGCACTTTGTATTACTCGCTCTTACTCTGGAGTCAGGGTAAAATTGCTGCCGCCGATTTCGTTGTCGCCACCAGTTTGTCACTGTTAATCATCAGCGAAGCCCGAAATTTAAGTAAACGGTTTCTCGAATTTTTTGAACATATCGGTAATATTGCTAATGGCGTTCTCACTATTGTTCAACCCCATGAACTTATTGATCGAGATAATGCGATCGCCCATTCAATCACTCAGGGACAGATTGAGTTTCGCCAAGTGAATTTTAGCTACTCACTTGGGAAAAAAGTATTTGAAAACCTTTCTATCATCATCAAACCAGGCCAGCGTGTCGGGCTTGTTGGCTTCTCTGGCTCTGGAAAATCCACCTTCGTCAATCTGATTTTGCGTCAATTCGACCCCCAATCTGGACAGATTCTTATTGATGGGGTTGATATTCAAGATATGACTCAAGATGCCCTACACTCCCAAATTAGCTTGATTCCCCAAGATCCATCTCTGTTCCATCGGACATTAATAGAAAATATTCGTTATGGGCGAATAGATGCGACCGACGAGGCAGTGATTGAAGCAGCGCGTCAAGCCTATGCTCACGATTTTATCGCTCAGATTAAGGAAGGGTATGATTCTTTGGTGGGTGAACGTGGTGTCAAACTTTCTGGAGGACAAAGACAAAGGATTGCGATCGCACGAGTTATCCTCAAAGACGCACCAATTCTGATTCTAGATGAAGCCACCTCCAGCCTCGATTCCATCACTGAAAAAGCGATCCAAGATACTTTAGATTCAGTGATGGATGGGAAAACCGTGATTGTAGTGGCGCATAGACTATCTACTATTGCCCATCTAGACCGCATTTTGGTATTTGACCAAGGTCGCATTATCGAAGATGGCACTCATACCACACTGCTAGCACGCCGTGGTGCTTACTACAAGTTATGGAAAATGCAGGCAGGTGGATTTTTACCTGTAGGAGTTAATAACTAG